In 'Nostoc azollae' 0708, the following are encoded in one genomic region:
- a CDS encoding DUF3593 domain-containing protein, translating to MISKETLFALSLFPYLGFLWFISRSPQIPRLGLYGFYGTLVFVTVTIPAGIYAKVAYGEALANIDWLHGGAEVFLTLSNILLVLGFSKAVQELRNR from the coding sequence ATGATATCAAAGGAAACCCTTTTCGCCCTTTCTCTATTTCCCTACTTGGGTTTCTTGTGGTTTATCAGCCGCAGTCCACAAATCCCTCGTTTAGGCCTATATGGATTTTACGGCACTTTGGTATTTGTCACCGTCACCATCCCCGCCGGTATCTATGCCAAAGTTGCTTATGGAGAAGCTTTAGCCAATATAGACTGGTTACATGGTGGTGCAGAGGTATTTTTAACCCTTTCCAACATTTTACTGGTCTTAGGTTTTAGTAAAGCAGTGCAGGAATTAAGGAATAGGTAA
- a CDS encoding DUF2499 domain-containing protein, translating to MHALSIPTWIIHVSSVIEWIAAIWLIWIYGELTKNRSWWGLSFAMLPALISAMCACTWHYFDNAESLEWLVTLQATMTLVGNFTLWAAAVWIWRSTKSANTVEAKTIKSEQ from the coding sequence ATGCACGCCCTTTCTATTCCCACCTGGATTATTCACGTTTCTAGCGTCATTGAGTGGATAGCCGCTATTTGGTTAATCTGGATTTATGGTGAACTGACAAAAAACCGCAGTTGGTGGGGATTATCCTTTGCCATGTTACCAGCTTTAATCAGTGCTATGTGTGCTTGCACTTGGCATTATTTCGACAATGCAGAATCTTTAGAATGGTTAGTCACCCTACAAGCTACCATGACATTAGTGGGTAATTTTACCCTTTGGGCAGCAGCAGTATGGATTTGGCGTTCTACCAAGTCTGCAAATACAGTTGAGGCAAAAACTATCAAATCAGAGCAATGA
- the csaB gene encoding polysaccharide pyruvyl transferase CsaB — MVKMRVLLSGYYGKGNGGDEALLATLLQMLPPDVTPVVLSGNPEETHRRYGIESYNRMELLQVIKTLRSCDAFIWGGGSLMQDATSAISPFYYGGLMAIAQVMGLKTVAWAQGIGPLLRPQTRWLAKRNFAGCSQVSVRDRNSAALLSDWGIPYILAPDPVWALESKPVPRLAYLPQPRIAVTLRNHPQLTETRLAKLIAALVDLQQATQAFILILPFQKSEDLGISEKIQSQLKDLSKIICAEDPQLLKGIFRGVEMAIGMRLHSLIMAASEGCRCFALSYDPKINRLMENLAIPGWNLENLPDDANVISKIWIEHYQNSESLSSDKIQSLINGAFLHRELLKEVLK, encoded by the coding sequence ATGGTGAAGATGCGTGTTTTGTTGTCTGGGTATTACGGTAAGGGTAATGGTGGTGATGAGGCTTTGTTAGCCACACTTCTGCAAATGCTACCACCTGATGTAACCCCTGTTGTGCTTTCTGGAAATCCTGAAGAAACTCATCGGCGTTATGGTATAGAAAGTTATAACCGCATGGAGTTATTACAGGTAATCAAAACTTTGCGTTCTTGTGATGCGTTCATTTGGGGTGGTGGAAGTTTAATGCAGGATGCGACTAGTGCCATTAGCCCTTTTTATTATGGCGGATTAATGGCGATCGCTCAAGTCATGGGTTTAAAAACTGTGGCTTGGGCACAGGGAATAGGTCCTTTATTGCGTCCTCAAACTCGTTGGTTAGCAAAGCGGAATTTTGCTGGTTGTAGTCAAGTTAGTGTGCGCGATCGTAATAGTGCTGCTTTATTATCAGATTGGGGTATACCTTATATCCTTGCACCAGATCCGGTTTGGGCGTTAGAGTCTAAGCCAGTACCTAGATTAGCATATTTACCACAACCAAGAATTGCGGTTACTTTAAGAAATCATCCCCAACTTACAGAAACGCGCTTAGCAAAGCTAATTGCTGCTTTAGTTGATTTACAACAAGCTACACAAGCATTTATTTTAATATTACCATTTCAAAAAAGTGAAGATTTAGGGATTTCCGAAAAGATTCAATCACAATTAAAAGATCTGAGTAAAATTATCTGTGCGGAAGATCCACAACTTTTAAAAGGTATATTTCGTGGTGTAGAAATGGCCATAGGAATGCGTCTACACAGTTTAATTATGGCAGCTAGTGAAGGTTGTCGTTGTTTTGCTTTGAGTTATGACCCCAAAATCAACCGCTTAATGGAAAATTTAGCTATTCCTGGATGGAATTTAGAAAATTTACCAGATGATGCAAATGTAATTAGTAAAATTTGGATTGAACATTATCAAAATAGTGAATCTTTGTCATCGGATAAAATACAATCTTTGATAAATGGAGCCTTTTTACATCGGGAATTACTGAAGGAAGTGCTAAAATGA
- a CDS encoding IS5 family transposase (programmed frameshift): MARKSYPTDLTDMEWEILAPLIPPAKEGGHPPTTDMGEICNAIYFHLKTGCQWNMLPGDFPPRSTVYSYYSKWQGQGVWEKFNHTLGGQVRSKLGKSTQPIALAADSQSVNTGPKKGDVYGFDGCKKVKGRKGHTLVDSLGLVLKVVVSEANAPERILAAYALMELLEEPTELLEKVQVLWVDSGYDGDKFALAVWFLIQAHVEVIGPTEQEFKVLPQPWVVERTFGWFNQYHRLSKDYERLTQMSEGAIYALMTRIMLLPLVSSTFTL, encoded by the exons ATGGCACGAAAGTCTTACCCCACAGACTTAACTGATATGGAGTGGGAAATCCTGGCCCCATTGATTCCACCAGCCAAAGAAGGAGGGCATCCACCCACAACAGATATGGGTGAAATATGTAATGCCATCTATTTTCATTTGAAAACTGGATGTCAATGGAATATGCTTCCAGGTGACTTCCCGCCAAGGTCAACGGTATATAGCTATTACAGTAAATGGCAGGGCCAGGGGGTTTGGGAAAAATTCAACCATACATTGGGTGGTCAAGTTCGCTCGAAATTAGGTAAATCAACACAACCTATTGCGCTCGCCGCAGACAGTCAGTCGGTCAACACTG GACCAAAAAAAGGGGATGTGTATGGTTTTGACGGATGTAAAAAGGTAAAAGGAAGAAAGGGGCATACTTTAGTTGATAGCCTGGGACTTGTGTTGAAAGTTGTTGTTAGTGAAGCGAATGCCCCAGAACGAATACTTGCTGCCTATGCACTAATGGAACTGCTAGAGGAACCCACAGAATTATTGGAAAAAGTTCAAGTTTTATGGGTTGATTCCGGTTATGACGGTGATAAATTTGCACTTGCAGTTTGGTTCCTGATTCAAGCTCATGTTGAAGTCATAGGACCTACTGAGCAAGAATTTAAAGTTTTACCACAACCCTGGGTAGTAGAAAGAACATTTGGGTGGTTTAACCAATATCATCGTCTAAGCAAGGATTATGAGCGTCTAACACAAATGAGCGAAGGGGCTATATATGCTCTTATGACTAGAATTATGCTACTTCCTCTTGTCTCCTCAACATTTACTTTATAA
- a CDS encoding ATP-binding protein translates to MLIHTKFVNSDFLIVEISDDGAGMNEQVKSQIFDPFFTNKPIGKGTGLGLSISYKILV, encoded by the coding sequence ATTCTAATTCATACAAAATTTGTCAACTCTGATTTTTTAATAGTTGAAATTTCCGATGATGGTGCTGGTATGAATGAACAGGTAAAATCACAAATCTTTGATCCATTCTTTACAAATAAACCCATCGGTAAAGGGACAGGTTTAGGATTATCTATTAGTTATAAAATTCTTGTATAA